The following nucleotide sequence is from Pseudonocardia sp. C8.
GCGGCTCGACCCGGCCACGGCCGCCTACGACGTCCAGCAGGCCTGCGGCACCGGCCTGGAGGCCACGATCGCGGTCGCCAACAAGATCGCTCTCGGGCAGATCGAGTCCGGCGTGGCCGGCGGTGTCGACACCGCCTCCGACGCCCCGATCGCGCTCAACGACGACCTGCGCCGGCTCCTGGTGAAGCTCAACGCGGCGCGGACCACCGTCGACCGGCTGAAGCTGGTCGGCCGGCTGCGTCCGGGCCAGATCGTCCCGGAGATCCCGGAGAACTCCGAGCCGCGCACCGGCCTGTCCATGGGCGAGCACGCGGCCCGGACCGCGCTCGAGTGGGGCATCGGCCGCGCCGAGCAGGACGAGCTGGCCGCGCGCAGCCACCGGAACCTGGCCGCCGCCTACGATCGCGGGTTCTTCGACGACCTCGTCACCCCGTACCTGCGGCTGACCCGGGACGACAACCTGCGGCCCGACTCGTCGGCGGAGAAGCTCGCGAAGCTCAAGCCGGTCTTCGGCAAGGGACCGGACGCGACGATGACGGCCGGCAACTCCACCCCGCTCACCGACGGGGCCGCGGCGGTGCTGCTCGGTTCCGACGAGTGGGCGCAGCAGCACCGGCTCCCGGTGCTCGCGCACGTGGTCGATGCCGAGACCGCGGCGGTGGACTACGTGCACGGTCACGAGGGTCTGCTCACCGCACCGGTGTACGCGGTGCCGCGCCTGCTGGCACGCAACGGCCTGTCGCTGCAGGACTTCGACCTGTACGAGATCCACGAGGCGTTCGCCTCGGTCGTGCTCGTCCAGCGCAAGGCCTGGGAGGACGCGCGGTTCTGCAAGGAGCGCCTCGGCCTCGACACCCCGCTGGGCGCGATCGACGACGACCGGCTCAACGTGGCCGGGTCCTCGCTCGCGGCCGGGCACCCGTTCGCCGCGACCGGGGGGCGGATCGTCGGCACCCTCGCGAAGCTGCTGCGCGAGAAGGCCGACACCGAGGGGCGCGACCAGCGCGGGCTGATCTCGATCTGCGCCGCGGGTGGCCAGGGCGTCGTGGCGATCCTGGAGGCGAAGGCATGAGCAACCGCACTGATCTTCTGGCGACGCTGTCGCACAACCCGATCGCCAAGCAGCTGGGGCTGCCCACGGTGCCGGTGCTGCGCCGGCACCGACCGGGCGACCCGCTGCTGCCCGGGCCGGTCCTGGTCACCGCGGTCGGTGACGGCCGGTTCGCGGAGCCGGTCGCCGCGTTCGTCGAGGAGCACGGCGTCGCCGCGCCCCGGGAACCGGGCGAGGACAAGCTGCACGGCGCCGTCGTCGACCTGTCCGGCGCGCGGACCCTCGCCGACCTCGCCGCCGCACAGCAGATCCTCACCCCCGCGGTGCGCAGGATCGGCCCGTCCGGCCGGCTGCTGCTGATCGGCGCCGAGCCCGGCGAGGCGTCCGGTGCGGAGGCGGCCGCGGTCGCGCAGGCGCTCGACGGGCTGGTCCGTTCGATCGCCAAGGAGCTGCGGTACGGCGCGACGGCGAACCTGCTCATGGTCGCGTCCGGCGTGACGTCCGCTGCGGTCGACTCGTCGCTGCGGTTCTTCCTGTCCGCCCGCTCGGCCTACGTCGACGGGCAGGTCGTGCACGTGACCACGCCCGTCGGGACCCCGCGCGAGCCGGGTGAGATCGACGACCCGGCTGCCGAGGACCGGCCGCTGGCCGGGCGGGTCGCGGTCGTCACCGGGGCGGCGCGCGGCATCGGCGCCGCCATCGCCGACACCCTGTCCCGGGACGGCGCGACGATCGTCGCCGTCGACGTCCCGGCCGCCGGCGAGGGCCTGGCGAGGACCGCCAACCGCACCGGCGGCACCGCGCTGCAGCTCGACATCACCGCCGCCGACGCGGCGGACCGGCTGCTCACCCACCTGTCCGACCGGCACGGCGGGGTCGACCTCGTCGTCCACAACGCCGGCATCACCCGGGACAAGCTGCTCGCCAACATGAGCCCGGAGCGGTGGGACGCCGTGCTGGCGGTGAACCTCGGCGCCCAGCTGACGATCAACGAGGCGCTGCTCGGCGACGGCTCCCCGCTCCGCGACGACGGGCGGGTCGTCTGCGTGTCGTCCCAGTCCGGCATCGCCGGCAACCGCGGCCAGACCAACTACGCCGCGTCCAAGGCCGGTGTGATCGGGATGGTCCGCGCGCTCGCCCCGCGGTTCGCCGGGCGCGGCGCGACGATCAACGCCGTCGCCCCGGGGTTCATCGAGACCGAGATGACCGCCACGATGCCGCTCGCGACCCGCGAGGCCGGCCGCCGGGTCAACTCGCTCAAGCAGGGCGGGCTGCCGGTGGACGTCGCCGAGGCCATCGGCTGGCTCGGCCGCGCCGAGTCCGGCGGGCTGAACGGCCAGGTCGTGCGGGTCTGCGGCCAGTCGATGCTGGGGGCCTGACATGACGGTCACGGAGCTGTCCGGGCCGCCGTCGCTGGGCCCGCTCTACGCCTCGGCGGCGCTGCGGGCGGCGCTGCCGGGGCGGGCGACGACGCTGCCGGACACCCGGCTGGTCCGCCACGGGGTCACGGTCGACCCGGCCCACCTCGCCGGCTACGCCCGGGTCTGCGGGTTCCGGGTCGGCGACGCGCTGCCGGTGACCTACCCGCACGTGCTGACGTTCCCGCTGCAGGTCGTGCTGATGGCCGGCCGGTCGTTCCCGCTGCCGCTGCCCGGGATGGTGCATCTCGCCAACCGGATCACCGTGCACCGGGCGATCGCGCCCTCCGAGACCCTGGACGTGCAGGTGCACGCCGAACGGTTCACCCCGCACCCCAAGGGAGCCCAGGTGGATCTCGTCGGTGTCGTGTCCGCGGCCGGCGAGCCGGTGTGGGAGGGGCGCAGCACCTACCTGTCCCGGGGCGCGACGGCACCCGGCGGGGCGGCCGCCGAGGACGTCGCGGAGCCGGTCACCCCGACCGGGCCGGCCGGGGCGCTGTGGCGGGTCCCGGCCGACATCGGGCGCCGCTACGCCGCCGTGTCCGGGGACGTGAACCCCATCCACCTGCACCCGCTCACCGCGCGGGCGATGGGCTTCCCGCGGGCGATCGCGCACGGCATGTGGACGGCCGCGCACGCCGCCGCCGCGCTGGCGGGCCGGGTCCCGGACGCCGTCACCTACGACGTCGTGTTCCGCAAGCCGGTGCTGCTGCCGTCGACCACGGAGCTCGTCACGGAGCGGGACCCGGAGGGCACCTGGCGGCTCGCCGTCCGCAGCGCCCGGAACCCGGAGAAGGTCCACCTGGTCGGTCGCCTCTCCTGATCCACACGCCCGGCCGGGCGGGGCCACTCGCCCGGCCGGGTGATTCTGGATCGGTCCACAGGCCGGTACAGCAACGTTTTCCCGGTGACCGACGTCCATCTCTACGTCCACCATTCTTCACCTGAGGACGGGGAGGAGGTCACCGTGAACACCGACGAGATCACCCGCAGCGCCGAGATCGAGGACGGCGAGGACGAGGCGAACATCGTCCGCGGCCTCGACTAGCCGAACCGCGAGCCGGTCACAGCCCGCCCGGCGGTGGTGGAACCCACCGCGCCCACGGGCGGCACGGGGTGCGCGCAGACCCTCGATCAGGAGCTGCGCCGCCCGCCGACCGCGGTCGGCGAACACTAGGCTCGGCCACCATGCTGGTCGAGCGCATGCGCCCGTTCACGTCCACGATCTTCACCGAGATCTCCCGCCTCGCGGTCGAGACCGGTGCGATCAACCTCGGCCAGGGATTCCCGGACACCGACGGCCCCGCGTCCCTGCTCGCCGACGCCGCCGCCAACATCACCGAACGCGGCGCCAACCAGTACCCGCCCGGCCCGGGCGTGCCCGCGCTGCGGCAGGCCGTCGCCGACCACCAGCGCCGCTTCTACGGCCTCACGGTGGACCCGGCCGACGTCGTGGTCACCACCGGCGCCACCGAGGCGATCGCCGCCACCCTGCTGGGCCTGTGCGGCCCCGGGGACGAGGTCGTCGCCTTCGAGCCGACCTACGACTCCTACGCCGCGTCCGTGGCGCTCGCGGGCGCCACCCTGAAGCCGGTCCCGCTGCGTCCGCCGCACTTCGGGTTCGACGACGCCGAGCTGGCCGCCGCGTTCTCCGAGCGCACCCGGGTGGTGCTGGTCAACACCCCGCACAACCCGACCGGAGCGGTGTTCAGCCCCGACCGGCTGACCCGGATCGGGGAGCTCGCGGCCGCCCACGACGCCGTCGTCGTCACCGACGAGGTGTACGAGCACATGACCTTCGACGGCGCCGCCCACGTCCCGATGGCCACCCTGCCCGGCCTCGCCGACCGCACGCTGACCATCTCCTCGGCCGGCAAGACCTTCTCGGTCACCGGCTGGAAGGTCGGCTGGGTGCACGGCCCGCCGGAGCTGGTCGCCGCCCCGCGGGCGGTGAAGCAGTTCCTCACCTTCCACGGCGGCGCCCCGCTGCAGCCGGCCGTGGCGAACGCGCTCGCGCTCGACGACGGGTTCTACTCCGGGATCGTCACCGACCTGACCCGCAAGCGGGACCTGCTCGCCGGCGGGCTGCGGGCCGCCGGGTTCGACGTCCTCACCCCGCGCGGCACCTACTTCGTGGTCGCCGATCCCCGCCCGCTCGGCTTCGACGACGGCGTCGACCTCGCCTGGAAGCTGCCCGAGCTGTGCGGTGTCGCGGCCGTGCCGGTGTCGGTGTTCTGCTCCTCCGAGGCGGGCGCGGCCGCCGTGCGGCCGCTGGTGCGGTTCGCGTTCTGCAAGCGCGACGAGGTGCTCGTCGAGGCGGGTGAACGGCTGGCCGGGCTGCGCGGACGCGCTGCGTGAGCAGAGCCCGCCCCGTGCGGGTCACCCTTTCGGCCTAGGATCCGGCCATGACGGATCAGCGCCCGGCCCGGCCGGGACGCCCGGTCGTCGGCCTACCGGTCCGCGCCCTGCTCACGCTCGTGGTGGTCGGGGCGAACCTCGCCGGCGCCGCGGTCGTGCTGGTGATCGCGGCGTTCGTGCTGCCCCGCGAGCAGTTGCTCGACGTCGTCGAGATCCGGCTGGTCAACCTGGCCGTCCTGGGTATCTACCTGGCCGTGGCGATCCCGCTCGGCATCGGGTTCGGCCGGCGCAAGCTGACCGTGCGCCGCTCGGCCCGCGACGTGGAGCAGGCGGAGCGGCACCTGGTGCTGGCCGCACCGGGCCGGATCAGCCGGATGATCGTCGTGCTGTGGTTCCTGGCCGCGGGCGTGTTCGCGGTCCTCAACCTGCGCTACTCCGGCCGGCTGGCGTTCTCGGTGGCGGCCACGGTCGCGATCGGCGGCGTCACCACGTGTGCGTTGTCCTACCTGCTGGTCGAGCGGATGTTGCGGGGCGCGGCGGCCCGGGTGATGTCCGGTCGGCCGCCGCGGCGGCACCGCGTGGTGACCGGGGTGATGCTCCGCTCGGTCGGGTTCTGGGCGCTCGGCACCGCGGTCCCGGTGGCCGGGGTGATGCTGGCCGGGCTGGTCACCCTGGTCCACGGCGACGCCTCGCCCACCCAGCTGGCCGTCACCATGCTGGCGCTCGGCGGGACGGCGATCGGGACCGGCCTGCTCACCACGGTCGGGGCCGCCCGCGCCATCGCCGACCCGGTGCTGACGGTGCGCCGGGCACTGGCCCGGGTACAGGACGGCGACCTCGACGTGCGCGTCCCCGTCTACGACAACACCGAGCTCGGGCAGCTGCAGGCCGGCACGAACAGCATGGTCGAGGGGCTGCGGGAGCGGGAACGGATCCGGGACCTGTTCGGCCGGCACGTCGGCCGCGACGTCGCCGAGGTCGCCGCCGCCCGCCCGGACGAGATCCGGCTCGGCGGCGAGGTGCGGCCGGTCGCCGTGCTGTTCGTCGATCTCGTCGGGTCGACGGCAATGGCGGCGCGCCGTCCCCCGGAGGAGGTCGTCACGGTCCTCAACCGCTTCTTCGGCGTGGTCGTCGAGTGCGTGGAGCGATGCGGCGGGTGGATCAACAAGTTCGAGGGTGACGCCGCGCTGGCCGTCTTCGGTGCCCCGCAGGACCTCGACGACGCCCCCGGCGCCGCGCTGGCCGCCGCCCGCAGGCTCGGTGAGCGCCTCACTGCCGAGATGCCGGAGATCGAGGCCGGGATCGGCGTCTCGGCCGGGGACGCCGTCGCGGGCAACGTCGGCGACCCGCGCCGGTTCGAGTACACGGTGATCGGGGACCCGGTGAACGAGGCCGCCCGGCTGACCGAGCTGGCCAAGTCGGTGCCCGGCGGGGTGGTGGCGTCCGCTCGCACGGTCGGGGCGGCCGGGCGCGAGGCCCGGCACTGGCGGCCCGCCGACGAGGTCGTCCTGCGCGGCCGGGACGAACCGACCGCCACCTGCGTCCCGGACCGCCGGACCCGTGACCGTGACCCCGGCGTGGGGCAGGATCCCTCCCATGAGCAGCGCCGCCACGACGTTCAGCGAACGGACGACGACCACGATCACGCGGGCCCGACGCCACTCGATCGGTGACCTGCTGCACCGGACGGCGCGCCGCGACCCGGACAAGCTCGCCGTCGTCGACGGGGTCACCCGGTGGACCTTCGCCGAGTTCGACGCGGCCGTGAACCGCTGCGCGGCCGCGCTGGCCGGGCAGGGCCTGACCAAGGGCGACCGGCTGGCCCTGCTGTCGCACAACTGCCACCAGTTCGGGGCGCTGGCATTCGCCACCGCGCGGCTCGGCGTCGTCCTGGTGCCGGTGAACTTCATGCTCGGCCCCGACGAGATCGCCTACATCCTCGACCACTCGGGGGCGAAGGCGCTGGTCACCGAGGACGCGCTGGCACCCACCGCGGAGAAGGCGATCGCCCGGTCATCCGCCCCGGTGGCGGTGCGCGCCCGGATCGGGGGCCGGGGACCCGCGGGCGACTGGGCGGACGCCGACGCCTGGATCGCCGGCGACGACGACCCGGGCCCGCCGGACGTGCACGTCGGCGACGACGACCCGGGCCCGCCGGACGTGCACGTCGGCGACGACGACCCGCTGCGCCTCATGTACACCTCGGGCACCGAGTCCCGGCCCAAGGGCGTCATGCTGTCGTCCCGCTCGCTGATCACCCAGTACACGAGCTGCATCGTCGACGGCGGGATGACCCGCGACGACGTCGAACTGCACTCGCTGCCGATGTACCACTGCGCGCAGCTGGACTGCTTCTTCTCCGTCGACGTGTACCTGGGCGCGACCAGCATCATCCTGCCCGGCCCGGACCCGGCGACGCTGCTGGCGACGATCGCGGCCGAGCGGGTCACCAAGCTGTTCTGCCCGCCCACGGTGTGGATCTCGCTGCTGCGGCACCCGGACTTCGACACGACCGACCTGTCGTCGCTGCGCAAGGGGTACTACGGCGCGGCCGCGATGCCGGTCGAGGTGTTGCAGGAGCTGTCGCGCCGGCTGCCGGAGGTGCGGCTGTGGAACTTCTACGGCCAGACCGAGATGGCGCCGCTGGCCACCATCCTGCGGCCCGAGGAGCAGCTGGAGCGCGCCGGCTCGGCCGGCCGGGCCTGCCTCAACGTCGAGACCCGGGTGGTCGGCGACGACGGGGCCGAGCTGCCGGCCGGCGAGGTCGGCGAGATCGTCCACCGGTCCCCGCACGCCACGCTCGGGTACTACGGCGACGAGGAGAAGACCGCGGAGGCGTTCGCGGGCGGCTGGTTCCACTCCGGGGACCTGGGCGTGATGACCGCCGACGGCTACCTGTCGGTCGTCGACCGCAAGAAGGACATGATCAAGACCGGTGGGGAGAACGTCGCGTCCCGGGAGGTCGAGGAGGCCCTCTACCTGCTCGACGGCGTCGCCGAGGTCGCGGTGTTCGGCGTCAGCCACCCGCACTGGATCGAGGCCGTGACCGCGGTCGTCGTCCCGAAGGACGGCGTGACGCTCACCGAGGAGCAGGTGCACGCGCACGCCCGGGAGCGGCTGGCCGGCTACAAGCGGCCCAAGTACGTCGTGTTCGCCGACGCCCTGCCGAAGAACCCCAGCGGGAAGATCCTCAAGCGGGAGCTGCGGGCGGAGCACGCCGACATCGCGAAGAACGGGTGAGATCCGTCCCGGCCGGTCAAGGGGCCACGGTGTCCGACTTTGGGACACCAGCGGCAGCGGTGCGGTGATCTAGCGTCGGCGGCGTCCCCGATCAGTGCCGACCAGGGAGGCCAGCGCCATGACCGGAGCCGCCACCACCGAACGCAGCCGGTCCGCGACCGGCGACGCCGGCCACGTCGACGTCCTCATCGTCGGTGCGGGGGTGTCCGGCATCGGCACCGCCCACCACCTGCGCGCGCGGTTCCCGGACCGCAGCTTCCTGATCCTGGAGGCCAAGGAGGCCCGCGGGGGCACGTGGTGGACGCACCGGTTCCCGGGCGCGCGCTCGGACAGCGACCTGTTCACCTACGGCTACCGGCACAAGCCGTGGCGGGGCCCGTCGATCGCGGCCGGCGACAAGATCCTGGAGTACCTCGACGAGGTCATCGACGAGGACGGCCTGGCCGACCACATCCGCTACCGGCACGAGGTCACGGCGCTGGAGTGGTCGTCCGACGACCACCGGTGGACGGCGCAGGTCACCCGCACCGACACCGGCGAGCAGCTCCGGTTCACCGCCGACTTCCTGTGGATGTGCCAGGGCTACTACAACCACGACGAGCCGTACACGCCCGAGTGGCCGGGCACGGAGCGCTTCGAGGGCCGGATGGTGCACCCGCAGGCGTGGCCGGACGACCTCGACCACGCCGGCAAGCGCGTGCTGGTCATCGGGTCGGGGGCGACGGCGGCGACCGTGGTGCCGGCGATGGCCGAGACCGCGGCGCACGTGACGATGCTGCAGCGCTCGCCGTCGTACTGGTTCCCGGCGCCGACGGTGCACGAGCTGGCCACGATGCTGGAACCGCTCGACCTGCCCGACGAGTGGGTGCACGAGATCCTGCGCCGCACCTACGTCCAGCAGCTCGACTGGCTGGCCACCACCGGGCTCGAGGACCCCGAGCAGCTGCACCAGTTCCTGATCGAGACGATCCGGCCGCTGCTGCCCGAGGGCACCGACGTCGAGAAGCACTTCACGCCCCGCTACCGGCCCTGGCAGCAGCGGATCGCGTTCGTGCCGGACGGAGACTTCTTCGCGGCCATGCGCGAGGGGAAGGCCTCGGTCGTCACCGACGAGATCGCCGAGTTCACCGAGAAGGGCGTGCAGCTGTCGTCGGGCGAGGTGATCGAGGCCGACATCGTGGTCACCGCGACCGGGTTCAACCTGGCCCCGTTCGGGGACATCCCGTTCCGGACGGACGGCGAGCCGGTCGACTTCAGCCGGCGGGTCACCTGGCGCGGGCTCATGATCAGCGGAGTGCCGAACATGGCGTACGCCTTCGGCTACTTCCGGCACAGCTGGACACTGCGCGTGGACCTGGTCAACGACGTCGTCGGGCGGATCCTCGAGCACATGGCCGAGCAGGGCGCGACGACGGTCGTGCCGCAGCTCCGCCCCGGGGACGCGGACATGCCGCTGCTGCCCTGGAGCGACCCGGAGAACTTCAACCCCGGCTACGTGATGCGCTCGCAGGACCGCATGTTCAAGCAGGGCGACCGGGATCCCTGGACCCACATGCACGAGCACGACCACGACCGCCGGGTGCTTCCGGAGGCCGACATCACCGACGGGCTCGCCTACGGCCCGTGAACACTTCGGAGGGTTCCCGCCCTCCTACCCACTCACGACGTCCACTCACCACGCACCGATGAGGAGTCCCCGTGCCCCAGACGTCCGTCCGCACCGGAGTCACGCTGAACTACGAGATCAGCGGCAGCGGCGACCCGCTGCTGCTGATCATGGGAACGTCCGGCTCGATCCCGCTGTGGGGCGAGATGGTCTCCCGCCTCGCCGAGAACCACCAGGTCATCGCGTTCGACAACCGCGGCCTCGGCGGCAGCGAGCGCGGCACCGGCCCGATCAGCGTGGCCTCGCTGGCCGAGGACGCGTCCGCCCTGCTGGAGGCGCTCGAGATCCCCCGCGCGCACGTGCTGGGCTGGTCGCTCGGCTCCGCGATCGCCCAGGAGCTCGCGCTGGCCCACCCGGAGCAGGTCGCCTCGGCGATCCTGTACGCCACCTGGGGCCGCTGCGACGGGTTCCAGCGGTCCGTGCTCACCGCGCTCCGGCTGCCCTACGTGCACCGGGACATGGAGTCCGCGCTGGCGGTGGCCGGGATCGCGTTCTCCCCGGAGCTGCTCGACCGCCCCGACTTCGGCGAGCTGCTCGAACCGATGCTGCCCGCCTTCCCGCAGAACGAGGCGCAGATGCAGGTCACCGTCGAGCAGTGGGACGCCGACCTCGCCCTCGACACCCTGGACCGGCTCGGCGGGATCACCGCGCCGACCCTGGTCGTGGTGGGCGAGCAGGACCTGCTGACGCCGCCGTGGCAGGCGAAGAAGGTCGCGGACGCGATCCCCGGCGCGCGCTACGAGCTCGTCACCGGGCCCGGCTCGAGCCACGGCCTGCACATCGAGCGGCCCGAGGACCTGACCAAGTTGGTGGCCGACTTCGTCGGCTCGTGAGTGGTTAACAGGGTCCTGGCCCTGTTAACCACTCACGGGCGGCGCAGCCGCCGATGAAGGAACGCGTACGCCAGCGCGGCCATCCGGGCCGCCTGGGCGTTGTCCGCGGCGCCGCCGTGGCCGCCCTCGACGTTCTCGTAGTAGGTGACGTCGTGGCCGGCCTCGGCGAGCGCCGCCGCGAACTTGCGCGCGTGCCCGGGGTGGACCCGGTCGTCCCGGGTGGACGTCAGCAGGATGACCGGCGGGTAGTCGGCGGACCCGTCGATCAGGTGGTACGGCGAGAAGGTCCGGATGAACTCCCAGTCCTCGGTGTCCGGGTCGCCGTACTCGGCGACCCAGGACGCGCCGGCGAGCAGGTGGCTGTAGCGCTTCATGTCCAGCAGCGGCACCTGGATCACGACCGCTCCGAACAGCTCCGGGTGGCGGACCAGCATGTTCCCGGCCATCAGGCCGCCGTTGCTGCCGCCCTGCACGGCGAGCCGCGCCGGCGAGGTGATCCCGCGGTCCACCAGGTCGCGGGCGACGGCGGCCATGTCCTCGTAGGCGCGCGGCCGGTTCTCCCGCAGCGCGGCGCGGTGCCAGCGGGGGCCGTACTCGCCGCCGCCGCGGAGGTTCGCGACGGCGTACACGCCGCCGCGTTCCAGCCAGGACCGGCCGATCCCCCCGGAGTAGGCGGGGGTCAGCGCGATCTCGAAGCCGCCGTAGCCGTAGAGCAGGGTGGGGGCGGTGCCGTCGAGGTCGAGATCCTTCGGCCGGACCAGGAAGTACGGGACGCGGGTGCCGTCGTCGCTGGTCACGAAGTGCTGCTCGATCACGTGCCCGGACGCGTCGAAGAACGCGGGTGAGCTCTTCAGCACCTCCGGCTGCTCCCCGACCGTCGCGATCGCCAGCGTCGACGGCGTGAGGTAGTCGGTGACGGTGAGCCAGACGTCGTCGCAGGTGTCGGCGTCCACGGCGGACACCGAGACGCTGCCGAACTCCGGTGCCCCGGTGAACGGCGCGCGGGACCAGCCGTCGTCGCCGGGGGTGAGGACGGACAGCCTGTTGACGACGTCGTCGAGCACGTTCAGCACGAGGTGGCGCCGGGTCCAGGTGTAGCCGGCGAGCGACGACGACGCGGTCGGCGCGAACAGCACCTCCCAGCTCGGGGTGCCGGCCATGACGTCGTCGAACCGGGCGGCGAGCAGCGCCCCGGCGCCGAACCGCCCCCAGTCCTCGCGCAGCTCCAGGACCAGCCACTCGCGCTCGACGTCGGCGATCGCCGAGTCCGGGACCGGCACCTTGCGCAGCATGTCGCCCTCGACCAGGAACAGCTCGTCGGCGTAGAAGTCGATCGCGCGCCGCACGAAGTCGCGCTCGTAGCCGGGGGTCTGGTCGCGGAACGCCGACACGGACAGGTCCTCGACCGTGCCCTCGAACACGACCGGGGCCTCGGCGAGCGGGGTTCCGCGCCGCCACCGGTGGGCGATCCGCGGGTAGCCGGAGCTCGTCGTCGTCCCCTCACCGAGGTCGGTGGAGACCCACAGGGTGTCCCGGTCGATCCAGCCGGCGCCGCCCTTGCCCTCGGGCCGGAAGAAGCCGTCCGGCACCCAGTCCCCGGTCGTGACGTCGAACTCGCGGGTGACGTCGGCGTCGGCGCCGCCGCGGGACAGGTCGACCAGGGCCCGGTCCAGGTCGGGGCGCAGGAACCGGGCACCGTGCCACACCCAGTTCTCGCCCTCGGCCGCGTTGAGCGCGTCGAGGTCGAGCAGCACCTCCCACTCCGGGCGTTCCTTGCGGTACTCCTCGGGTGTCGTGCGCCGCCACAGGCCGCGCGGGTTCCGCTCGTCGGTCCAGAAGTTGTAGTAGTACCCGCCGCGTGCGGTGACCCACGGGATGCGCGCGTCCGAGTCCAGCACCTCGCGCAGGCCCGACTCCAGCTCGGTGAACAGCGGGGTCCCGGTCAGCTGCTCCTCGGTGCGGGCGTTGCGCTCGGTCACCCACCGCAGGGCGTCGCTGCCGGTGACGTCCTCGAGCCAGGCGTGCGGGTCGTTCGTCATGCCCCCGATCATGACTCAGATCCGGTGGTCGGTGTCCCGGGTGTCGGTGATGAGCATCTGTCCGGGCTCGTGGGTGATCGCCAGCGGCAGCCGGGACTCCAGCACGGCGGCCTGCGGGGTGACCCCGCAGGCCCAGAACACCGGCACCTCGCCCTCGGCCATCGGGACCGGGTCGCCGTAGTCGGGCCGGTCCAGGTCGGCGATCCCCAGGGCCGCCGGGTCCCCGGTGTGGACCGGGGCGCCGTGCACGGCCGGGTACCGCGCGGTGACCGCGACCGCGGTGTCGACGAGCTCGGCCGGGACCGGGCGCATCGACACGACCAGCGGCCCGGACATCCGCCCGGCGG
It contains:
- a CDS encoding pyridoxal phosphate-dependent aminotransferase, with product MLVERMRPFTSTIFTEISRLAVETGAINLGQGFPDTDGPASLLADAAANITERGANQYPPGPGVPALRQAVADHQRRFYGLTVDPADVVVTTGATEAIAATLLGLCGPGDEVVAFEPTYDSYAASVALAGATLKPVPLRPPHFGFDDAELAAAFSERTRVVLVNTPHNPTGAVFSPDRLTRIGELAAAHDAVVVTDEVYEHMTFDGAAHVPMATLPGLADRTLTISSAGKTFSVTGWKVGWVHGPPELVAAPRAVKQFLTFHGGAPLQPAVANALALDDGFYSGIVTDLTRKRDLLAGGLRAAGFDVLTPRGTYFVVADPRPLGFDDGVDLAWKLPELCGVAAVPVSVFCSSEAGAAAVRPLVRFAFCKRDEVLVEAGERLAGLRGRAA
- a CDS encoding MaoC/PaaZ C-terminal domain-containing protein, with product MTVTELSGPPSLGPLYASAALRAALPGRATTLPDTRLVRHGVTVDPAHLAGYARVCGFRVGDALPVTYPHVLTFPLQVVLMAGRSFPLPLPGMVHLANRITVHRAIAPSETLDVQVHAERFTPHPKGAQVDLVGVVSAAGEPVWEGRSTYLSRGATAPGGAAAEDVAEPVTPTGPAGALWRVPADIGRRYAAVSGDVNPIHLHPLTARAMGFPRAIAHGMWTAAHAAAALAGRVPDAVTYDVVFRKPVLLPSTTELVTERDPEGTWRLAVRSARNPEKVHLVGRLS
- a CDS encoding adenylate/guanylate cyclase domain-containing protein; the encoded protein is MTDQRPARPGRPVVGLPVRALLTLVVVGANLAGAAVVLVIAAFVLPREQLLDVVEIRLVNLAVLGIYLAVAIPLGIGFGRRKLTVRRSARDVEQAERHLVLAAPGRISRMIVVLWFLAAGVFAVLNLRYSGRLAFSVAATVAIGGVTTCALSYLLVERMLRGAAARVMSGRPPRRHRVVTGVMLRSVGFWALGTAVPVAGVMLAGLVTLVHGDASPTQLAVTMLALGGTAIGTGLLTTVGAARAIADPVLTVRRALARVQDGDLDVRVPVYDNTELGQLQAGTNSMVEGLRERERIRDLFGRHVGRDVAEVAAARPDEIRLGGEVRPVAVLFVDLVGSTAMAARRPPEEVVTVLNRFFGVVVECVERCGGWINKFEGDAALAVFGAPQDLDDAPGAALAAARRLGERLTAEMPEIEAGIGVSAGDAVAGNVGDPRRFEYTVIGDPVNEAARLTELAKSVPGGVVASARTVGAAGREARHWRPADEVVLRGRDEPTATCVPDRRTRDRDPGVGQDPSHEQRRHDVQRTDDDHDHAGPTPLDR
- a CDS encoding acyl-CoA synthetase, which codes for MSSAATTFSERTTTTITRARRHSIGDLLHRTARRDPDKLAVVDGVTRWTFAEFDAAVNRCAAALAGQGLTKGDRLALLSHNCHQFGALAFATARLGVVLVPVNFMLGPDEIAYILDHSGAKALVTEDALAPTAEKAIARSSAPVAVRARIGGRGPAGDWADADAWIAGDDDPGPPDVHVGDDDPGPPDVHVGDDDPLRLMYTSGTESRPKGVMLSSRSLITQYTSCIVDGGMTRDDVELHSLPMYHCAQLDCFFSVDVYLGATSIILPGPDPATLLATIAAERVTKLFCPPTVWISLLRHPDFDTTDLSSLRKGYYGAAAMPVEVLQELSRRLPEVRLWNFYGQTEMAPLATILRPEEQLERAGSAGRACLNVETRVVGDDGAELPAGEVGEIVHRSPHATLGYYGDEEKTAEAFAGGWFHSGDLGVMTADGYLSVVDRKKDMIKTGGENVASREVEEALYLLDGVAEVAVFGVSHPHWIEAVTAVVVPKDGVTLTEEQVHAHARERLAGYKRPKYVVFADALPKNPSGKILKRELRAEHADIAKNG
- a CDS encoding acetyl-CoA C-acetyltransferase — protein: MPASPRRAAVIGGNRIPFARANGAYASASNLDMLTTALDGLVARFGLAGERLGEVVAGAVLKHSRDFNLTREAVLGSRLDPATAAYDVQQACGTGLEATIAVANKIALGQIESGVAGGVDTASDAPIALNDDLRRLLVKLNAARTTVDRLKLVGRLRPGQIVPEIPENSEPRTGLSMGEHAARTALEWGIGRAEQDELAARSHRNLAAAYDRGFFDDLVTPYLRLTRDDNLRPDSSAEKLAKLKPVFGKGPDATMTAGNSTPLTDGAAAVLLGSDEWAQQHRLPVLAHVVDAETAAVDYVHGHEGLLTAPVYAVPRLLARNGLSLQDFDLYEIHEAFASVVLVQRKAWEDARFCKERLGLDTPLGAIDDDRLNVAGSSLAAGHPFAATGGRIVGTLAKLLREKADTEGRDQRGLISICAAGGQGVVAILEAKA
- a CDS encoding 3-oxoacyl-ACP reductase produces the protein MSNRTDLLATLSHNPIAKQLGLPTVPVLRRHRPGDPLLPGPVLVTAVGDGRFAEPVAAFVEEHGVAAPREPGEDKLHGAVVDLSGARTLADLAAAQQILTPAVRRIGPSGRLLLIGAEPGEASGAEAAAVAQALDGLVRSIAKELRYGATANLLMVASGVTSAAVDSSLRFFLSARSAYVDGQVVHVTTPVGTPREPGEIDDPAAEDRPLAGRVAVVTGAARGIGAAIADTLSRDGATIVAVDVPAAGEGLARTANRTGGTALQLDITAADAADRLLTHLSDRHGGVDLVVHNAGITRDKLLANMSPERWDAVLAVNLGAQLTINEALLGDGSPLRDDGRVVCVSSQSGIAGNRGQTNYAASKAGVIGMVRALAPRFAGRGATINAVAPGFIETEMTATMPLATREAGRRVNSLKQGGLPVDVAEAIGWLGRAESGGLNGQVVRVCGQSMLGA